One Chanodichthys erythropterus isolate Z2021 chromosome 22, ASM2448905v1, whole genome shotgun sequence DNA window includes the following coding sequences:
- the actn3a gene encoding alpha-actinin-3a: protein MTAVETQVQYSSYMMTTTEEYMTQEDDWDRDLLLDPAWEKQQRKTFTAWCNSHLRKAGTQIENIEEDFRNGLKLMLLLEVISGERLPKPDKGKMRFHKIANVNKALDYISSKGVKLVSIGAEEIVDGNVKMTLGMIWTIILRFAIQDISVEETSAKEGLLLWCQRKTAPYRNVNVQNFHISWKDGLALCALIHRHRPDLIDYSKLRKDDPIGNLNTAFEVAEKYLDIPKMLDAEDIVNTPKPDEKAIMTYVSCFYHAFAGAEQAETAANRICKVLAVNQENEKLMEEYEKLASELLEWIQRTIPWLENRVAEQTMHAMQQKLEDFRDYRRVHKPPKVQEKCQLEINFNTLQTKLRLSNRPAFMPSEGKMVSDIANAWKGLEQVEKGYEEWLLIEIRRLERLDHLAEKFRQKSTLHESWTTGKEELLSQKDYESASLMEIRALMRKHEAFESDLAAHQDRVEQIAAIAQELNELDFYDAATINARCQGICDQWDNLGTLTQKRRESLERVEKLWETIDQLYLEFAKRAAPFNNWMDGAMEDLQDMFIVHSIEEIQSLITAHDQFKATLPEADKERMAIMGIHTEILKIAQTYGIKVVGVNPYTVLSPQDISNKWEAVKQLVPMRDQMLQEEVARQQSNERLRRQFAAQSNIIGPWIQTKMEEISHVSIDIAGSLEEQMSNLKTYEQNIINYKSNIDKLEGDHQLSQEGLIFDNKHTNYTMEHVRVGWEQLLTTIARTINEVENQILTRDAKGISQEQLNEFRASFNHFDRKRNGMMDPDDFRACLISMGYDLGEVEFARIMTLVDPNNTGVVTFQAFIDFMTRETAETDTAEQVMASFKILASDKAYITVEELRRELPPEQAEYCISRMTKYMGGDAPPGALDYISFSSALYGESDL from the exons ATGACAGCGGTTGAAACGCAAGTGCAATACAGTTCTTACATGATGACTACGACTGAGGAATACATGACCCAAGAGGACGACTGGGATCGCGACCTGTTACTGGACCCGGCCTGGGAGAAGCAGCAGAGGAAG ACCTTCACTGCCTGGTGCAACTCTCACCTGCGTAAGGCAGGGACACAGATCGAGAACATTGAGGAAGACTTCAGGAATGGACTCAAACTCATGCTGCTGCTGGAGGTTATCTCAG GTGAGAGACTCCCTAAACCAGACAAAGGCAAAATGCGTTTTCACAAGATCGCCAACGTAAACAAGGCCCTGGACTATATCAGCAGCAAGGGAGTCAAGCTGGTTTCTATCGGTGCTGAAG AGATTGTGGATGGCAATGTGAAAATGACCCTTGGTATGATCTGGACCATCATCCTGCGCTTTGCAATCCAGGACATTTCAGTGGAGG AGACCTCTGCTAAGGAGGGTTTGCTGCTGTGGTGTCAGAGGAAGACTGCCCCCTACAGGAATGTCAACGTGCAGAACTTCCACATCAG TTGGAAGGATGGCCTTGCTCTCTGTGCCCTCATCCACAGACACAGACCTGACCTCATCGATTACTCCAAACTGCGCAAG GATGACCCCATTGGCAACCTCAACACTGCTTTTGAGGTAGCAGAGAAGTACCTTGACATCCCTAAAATGCTTGATGCAGAAG ACATTGTGAACACTCCAAAACCTGATGAGAAGGCCATCATGACCTATGTATCATGTTTCTACCATGCTTTTGCTGGTGCAGAGCAG GCTGAGACAGCAGCTAACAGGATTTGCAAAGTATTGGCCGTGAATCAGGAAAACGAGAAGCTGATGGAAGAATATGAGAAACTGGCTAGTGAG CTTCTGGAGTGGATCCAAAGGACCATCCCCTGGTTGGAGAACCGCGTGGCCGAGCAGACCATGCATGCCATGCAACAGAAGCTAGAGGATTTCAGGGATTATCGTCGTGTGCATAAGCCCCCCAAAGTTCAGGAGAAGTGTCAGCTGGAGATAAACTTCAACACCCTACAGACCAAGCTGAGGCTCAGCAACAGGCCTGCCTTCATGCCCTCTGAGGGCAAAATGGTTTCA GACATTGCCAATGCCTGGAAGGGTCTGGAGCAGGTGGAGAAGGGTTACGAGGAGTGGCTGCTCATAGAAATCCGTCGTCTGGAGAGACTGGACCATCTGGCTGAAAAGTTTAGGCAGAAGTCTACCTTGCATGAATCATGGACCACAG GAAAGGAGGAGCTGCTGTCTCAGAAAGATTATGAGTCAGCCTCTCTGATGGAGATCCGTGCTCTAATGAGGAAACACGAGGCCTTTGAGAGTGACTTGGCTGCTCACCAGGACAGAGTAGAACAGATCGCTGCCATTGCACAGGAGCTCAA TGAACTTGACTTTTATGATGCTGCCACCATCAATGCCCGATGCCAGGGCATCTGTGACCAGTGGGACAACCTGGGCACTCTGACCCAGAAAAGGAGAGAATCACTGGAG CGTGTGGAGAAGCTTTGGGAGACAATTGACCAGTTGTACCTGGAATTTGCAAAGAGGGCTGCGCCCTTCAACAACTGGATGGATGGAGCTATGGAAGATCTGCAGGACATGTTCATTGTGCACAGCATTGAGGAGATTCAG AGTTTGATCACAGCCCATGACCAATTCAAGGCCACCCTACCAGAAGCTGATAAAGAGCGCATGGCCATCATGGGCATTCATACCGAGATCCTGAAGATAGCTCAGACATACGGGATCAAGGTTGTGGGTGTGAATCCCTACACTGTCCTCTCTCCACAGGATATTAGCAACAAATGGGAAGCT GTGAAGCAATTGGTACCAATGCGTGACCAGATGTTGCAAGAGGAAGTGGCCAGGCAACAGTCCAATGAGAGGCTGAGGCGTCAGTTCGCTGCTCAGTCCAATATCATTGGACCCTGGATTCAGACCAAGATGGAG GAGATCAGCCATGTGTCAATTGACATTGCCGGTTCCCTAGAAGAACAGATGAGCAATCTGAAAACATATGAACAGAACATCATTAATTACAAATCAAATATTGACAAACTGGAGGGAGACCACCAGCTCAGCCAGGAAGGACTTATCTTTGACAACAAGCACACCAACTACACTATGGAG CATGTCCGCGTGGGATGGGAGCAGCTTCTCACCACTATTGCCCGCACAATCAATGAGGTTGAGAACCAGATCCTGACCCGTGATGCCAAGGGCATCAGCCAGGAGCAGCTGAATGAGTTCAGAGCCTCATTCAACCACTTTGACCGG AAGAGGAATGGCATGATGGATCCTGATGACTTCCGTGCTTGCCTCATTTCTATGGGTTATGATCTG ggTGAAGTTGAATTTGCACGCATTATGACTCTGGTGGACCCCAACAATACAGGAGTTGTCACCTTCCAGGCCTTTATTGACTTCATGACCAGGGAGACAGCAGAGACTGACACTGCTGAACAGGTCATGGCCTCCTTCAAGATATTAGCTTCTGACAAG GCTTACATTACAGTGGAGGAGTTGAGAAGGGAGCTGCCCCCAGAACAAGCCGAATACTGTATCAGCCGCATGACAAAGTACATGGGTGGCGATGCTCCCCCAGGCGCCCTTGATTATATCTCCTTCTCCAGTGCCCTATATGGAGAAAGCGACCTATAG
- the slc29a2 gene encoding equilibrative nucleoside transporter 2, whose product MRICKGTSDKHGLVAVIFFLLGMGTLLPWNFFITAMNYFTDRLRNGTDSSHSQSDPYMFENMMVLLAQLPLLLFTLLNSFLYQHIAEKMRIAGSMVFIFLLFILTAILVKVKMDQDQFFSITMATIWFINMFGAILQGSLFGLVGKLPPKFSSLFMSGQAVAGIFSGLAMLLSNIFKTNSESSALGYFITPCVATLLTLCCYLILPHLRFAQLHLENVSPETAETRKEPSADRSEMVKVKLDNGDNGFDIIGETEACQKLQQEPEGKSTVPQVFKKIWVMALCVTCVFAVTLSVFPAITVNTKSSGLFEGKENIFVPLCSFIVFSVMDWIGRSLTSRLQWPSMKSNLFSLFVVLRVVFIPALMLCNVQPRFNLPVFFNHDVAYIIIMSLFAMTSGYFASLSMSYAPQLVRPKDAETAGALMTFFLTLGLSLGGALSFGLKKFL is encoded by the exons ATGAGGATTTGTAAGGGAACATCAGATAAGCA TGGCCTTGTGGCTGTGATCTTTTTCTTGTTGGGAATGGGAACTCTGCTTCCATGGAACTTCTTCATAACTGCAATGAAC TATTTCACTGACCGTTTGAGAAATGGTACAGATTCTTCACACTCACAGTCAGATCCGTACATGTTTGAGAACATGATGGTGCTGTTAGCCCAGCTCCCCTTGCTGCTATTCACACTGCTCAACTCCTTTCTATACCAGCA CATTGCGGAGAAGATGCGGATTGCGGGTAGCATGGTCTTCATATTTCTTCTTTTCATTCTCACAGCCATTTTAGTGAAAGTTAAGATGGACCAGGACCAGTTCTTTTCCATTACCATGGCAACAATCTGGTTTATTAACA tgTTTGGGGCCATTCTGCAAGGTAGTCTGTTCGGTCTGGTCGGCAAGCTACCCCCGAAATTCAGCTCCCTGTTCATGAGTGGACAGGCAGTGGCAGGAATCTTCTCGGGACTTGCCATGCTGTTATCGAATATCT TTAAAACCAACTCTGAGAGTTCTGCCCTGGGATATTTCATAACTCCCTGTGTCGCCACTCTACTTACTTTGTGCTGTTATCTCATACTTCCGCATCTG AGATTTGCTCAACTTCATTTGGAAAATGTGTCCCCTGAAACTGCAGAGACACGGAAAGAGCCTTCAGCAGATAGATCTG AGATGGTTAAAGTAAAGTTAGATAATGGTGACAATGGATTTGACATCATTGGTGAAACTGAAGCATGTCAAAAGCTCCAACAAGAACCTGAGGGGAAGTCAACTGTGCCACAGGTCTTCAAAAAG ATTTGGGTGATGGCATTATGTGTGACATGCGTGTTTGCCGTCACACTGTCCGTTTTCCCGGCAATTACTGTAAATACAAAATCTTCTGGCTTATTTGAAGGGAAAG AGAACATCTTTGTACCTTTGTGTTCATTCATTGTCTTCAGTGTGATGGACTGGATTGGCAGAAGTCTCACTTCTCGTCTTCAGTGG CCTTCGATGAAGAGTAATTTATTCTCTCTTTTCGTGGTATTACGGGTAGTTTTCATTCCTGCCCTCATGCTCTGCAACGTTCAGCCTCGCTTCAATCTCCCAGTCTTTTTCAATCATGACGTGGCTTATATTATCATAATGTCTTTGTTTGCCATGACAAGTGGATATTTTGCCTCCCTCTCCATGAGCTATGCTCCACA gCTTGTGAGGCCTAAAGATGCAGAGACAGCAGGGGCTCTGATGACCTTCTTCCTGACTTTGGGACTCTCTCTGGGTGGCGCGCTCTCTTTCGGCCTTAAAAAATTTCTTTAG